One genomic window of Blastopirellula retiformator includes the following:
- a CDS encoding Fpg/Nei family DNA glycosylase — protein sequence MPELPEVETMRRGILSIVGGKVADVAKPPCARRPILLSPGIAAFRRRTAGRTITAIDRVGKRVVIVLEGGDRIVLEPRMTGLVLLADPPTRDHLRWVMTLEDCAVEKVWFWDRRGLGSVRLFTEREFIAEFTESGKIGPDALAISWQELRSRLEKSRRAVKVALLDQKAVCGVGNLYAAELLHVAGVHPETPCDAISTAAWKKIHTAMIDVLQEAIRYEGSTLGDGTYRNALNKDGGYQNCHRVYGREGELCRTCGKKEVIRIVQAQRATFYCERCQNRNRSH from the coding sequence ATGCCGGAACTGCCAGAAGTCGAAACGATGCGCCGCGGGATTCTCTCGATCGTCGGCGGCAAAGTGGCCGATGTCGCCAAACCCCCCTGTGCTCGCCGTCCGATCTTGCTCTCACCGGGGATCGCCGCATTCCGTCGCCGCACGGCCGGGCGGACGATCACCGCGATCGACCGGGTCGGCAAACGGGTGGTGATCGTTCTGGAGGGGGGAGATCGCATCGTGCTCGAACCGCGGATGACCGGGCTGGTGCTATTGGCCGACCCCCCAACCCGCGACCATCTGCGGTGGGTGATGACGCTGGAAGATTGTGCGGTCGAAAAAGTGTGGTTCTGGGACCGTCGCGGGCTCGGATCAGTCCGGCTGTTCACTGAACGGGAATTCATCGCCGAGTTCACCGAAAGCGGCAAGATCGGCCCTGACGCGTTGGCCATCAGCTGGCAAGAGCTACGCAGCCGCCTCGAGAAAAGCCGCCGGGCGGTCAAAGTGGCGCTGCTCGATCAGAAAGCGGTCTGCGGCGTCGGCAACCTGTACGCGGCTGAATTGTTGCATGTCGCGGGCGTTCATCCCGAAACGCCATGCGATGCGATCTCAACTGCTGCCTGGAAGAAGATCCACACCGCGATGATCGACGTGCTGCAAGAGGCGATTCGCTACGAAGGCTCAACCCTTGGCGATGGAACCTACCGCAACGCGCTGAATAAGGATGGGGGTTACCAAAACTGTCATCGCGTGTATGGCCGCGAAGGGGAGCTATGTCGGACATGCGGGAAAAAAGAAGTGATCCGCATTGTGCAAGCGCAGCGGGCGACGTTCTATTGCGAGCGGTGTCAGAATAGGAATCGGTCGCACTGA
- a CDS encoding RNA polymerase sigma factor has protein sequence MSETPNQQPKSRPGISREIGQLLDRYTEALTLYARQLCPDPEDAVQCAFVKLTRQSSPPTNCAAWLYRVVRNEALTQSRGVSQRRPDSLPTSVGRKSACQ, from the coding sequence TTGTCGGAAACGCCCAATCAGCAACCCAAGTCTCGCCCGGGGATTTCCCGCGAGATCGGCCAGTTGCTCGATCGGTATACCGAAGCATTGACCCTGTACGCCCGGCAGCTCTGCCCCGATCCCGAAGACGCCGTCCAGTGCGCCTTCGTCAAACTGACCCGCCAAAGCTCGCCGCCGACCAATTGCGCAGCCTGGCTGTACCGGGTCGTACGCAACGAAGCCTTGACGCAAAGCCGCGGCGTTAGCCAAAGAAGGCCGGACTCGCTACCAACGTCCGTTGGGCGAAAGTCTGCCTGCCAGTAA
- a CDS encoding carboxy terminal-processing peptidase: MHPTTVIGKSWRRPGAFRVLTFASFLLSSIFVFLPSQSSAQIAPKVSERRVAFAVTQLMKKDHLSNHPIDDEMSQRAFDQFLKTLDPLKLYFYQSDVDEFAANRDKLDDMINAGDVSFSRTVFDRFLKRVNERVAMVDQVLESDLDFEKKEMFITDADKIAYPKNEQEAYDRWRQRVKFDILSEKADGKTLEESREKIHRRYKSFARRMSQTSSDELLEMFLTSMTSSFDPHTTYMSPSTLENFNISMRLQLDGIGAALLSEDGIVKVTKVIPGGAADKYGKIHPEDTIVSVGQGADGEMMDVVDMKLNDVVDMIRGKAGTVVRLGVKAKGTGDTVIHNVTRAKIALKDSEARGEIIDHQTEDGRTLRVGWIDLPSFYMDMDAARRGLGDFKSTTRDVRKLLDDFNDKDVQAVILDLRRNGGGSLTEAINLTGLFIDQGPVVQVKDSNGNIQAYDDTDRGMVWKGPLVVLTSKLSASASEILAGAIQDYKRGIIVGDEATHGKGTVQSLLDLGSQLFPVPNPPNYGALKITMQQFYRPNGESTQRRGVEADVVLPWITTHMDIGEGDLDYAIAWDKIPQAQYTIYNMVSSDLLTQLQADADARVKDSTDFQKVEKNIVRYVEQKNRKAVNLNEQEYLAERKELDKEKTEQEQFEEDNDNPEEVVKKDFYFDEVIDVTSDYVKLLEQGRVAANK; the protein is encoded by the coding sequence ATGCACCCAACGACCGTTATTGGGAAAAGTTGGCGTCGCCCTGGCGCATTTCGCGTCTTGACGTTCGCGTCGTTTCTTCTCTCCTCGATTTTCGTATTTCTGCCGAGTCAATCGTCGGCCCAAATCGCTCCGAAAGTAAGCGAGCGCCGCGTCGCCTTCGCCGTGACGCAGCTGATGAAAAAGGATCACCTGTCGAATCACCCGATCGACGACGAAATGTCGCAGCGGGCCTTCGACCAATTCCTGAAGACCCTGGACCCGCTGAAGCTCTACTTCTATCAGAGCGACGTCGACGAGTTCGCCGCCAATCGGGACAAACTGGACGACATGATCAACGCTGGCGACGTCAGCTTCTCGCGGACCGTGTTTGACCGCTTCCTGAAGCGCGTCAACGAGCGAGTCGCGATGGTCGATCAAGTGTTGGAATCGGACCTCGACTTCGAGAAGAAGGAGATGTTCATCACCGACGCCGACAAGATCGCCTATCCCAAGAACGAACAGGAAGCGTACGACCGTTGGCGCCAACGCGTTAAATTCGACATTCTGTCGGAAAAGGCGGACGGCAAGACTCTGGAAGAATCGCGAGAGAAGATCCATCGCCGCTACAAAAGCTTCGCGCGTCGCATGTCGCAGACCAGCTCGGACGAGCTGCTCGAGATGTTCCTGACGTCGATGACTTCGTCGTTCGACCCGCACACCACCTACATGTCGCCGTCGACGCTGGAGAACTTCAACATCAGCATGCGTCTTCAGCTGGACGGCATTGGCGCCGCTCTGTTGTCGGAAGACGGCATCGTGAAGGTGACCAAGGTCATCCCCGGCGGCGCCGCCGACAAGTACGGCAAGATCCATCCGGAAGACACCATCGTCAGCGTCGGCCAAGGCGCCGATGGCGAAATGATGGATGTCGTCGACATGAAGCTGAATGACGTGGTCGACATGATCCGCGGCAAGGCTGGCACGGTCGTTCGCCTGGGCGTCAAAGCCAAGGGAACCGGCGACACGGTCATCCACAACGTGACCCGCGCTAAGATCGCGCTGAAGGATAGCGAAGCCCGCGGCGAGATCATCGATCACCAGACCGAAGATGGCCGCACGCTGCGTGTCGGCTGGATCGACCTGCCCAGCTTCTATATGGACATGGACGCCGCTCGCCGCGGATTGGGCGACTTCAAGAGCACCACCCGCGACGTTCGCAAACTGCTGGACGACTTCAACGACAAAGACGTTCAAGCGGTCATCCTCGACCTGCGTCGCAATGGCGGCGGTAGCCTGACCGAAGCGATCAACCTGACCGGGTTGTTCATCGATCAAGGCCCGGTCGTGCAGGTCAAAGACTCCAACGGCAACATCCAAGCCTACGACGACACCGATCGCGGCATGGTCTGGAAAGGCCCGTTGGTCGTGCTGACCAGCAAGCTGAGCGCCTCGGCCAGCGAGATTCTGGCTGGCGCCATCCAAGACTACAAGCGCGGCATCATCGTCGGCGACGAAGCGACCCACGGCAAAGGGACCGTGCAAAGCTTGCTCGACCTGGGCAGCCAGCTCTTCCCAGTTCCGAACCCGCCGAACTATGGCGCCCTGAAGATCACGATGCAGCAGTTCTATCGCCCCAACGGCGAAAGCACGCAGCGTCGCGGCGTTGAAGCCGACGTCGTCCTGCCGTGGATCACTACCCACATGGACATCGGCGAAGGCGACCTCGACTATGCGATCGCCTGGGACAAGATTCCGCAAGCTCAGTACACGATCTACAACATGGTCAGCAGCGACTTGCTGACGCAGTTGCAGGCCGACGCCGACGCTCGGGTCAAGGATTCGACCGACTTCCAGAAAGTCGAGAAGAACATCGTCCGCTACGTCGAGCAAAAGAATCGTAAAGCGGTCAACCTGAACGAACAGGAATACCTGGCCGAGCGAAAAGAGCTCGACAAGGAAAAGACCGAGCAGGAACAGTTTGAGGAAGACAACGACAACCCCGAAGAAGTGGTCAAGAAAGACTTCTACTTCGACGAAGTGATCGACGTCACCTCGGACTACGTCAAACTGCTGGAACAAGGTCGCGTCGCCGCCAACAAGTAG
- a CDS encoding sigma 54-interacting transcriptional regulator: MANYSYLKLLSGTGPGTNFALDAEVENLIGRGLECHITLTDPLCSRVHAAIFQKDGAWWVKDCESRNGCYLDDQRISEGKLFDGGRLRVGATEFNFNSSSQPPTSHDPDSTNMTQTVVRDLPVDPQDTNLIALRELKDYKQAQRLILLYQFAIKLLGCDDPDVIVRIALDLLKDHSKAAVVGFHWLTEDGKLRLKRQLPEDTEDAFKLSESLTAMVCQQGHAVWIANETNQDESKKLKHFADAICVPLIDKKKTLGTLHLYREQERFLQNDLDFTISLANILVIALSRAWELNKLQAGYDRLVQQSAAFDELIGDSRPMEELKQRITRIAKAGGAVLVRGESGVGKELVARALHKASSRSDRPMLSVNCAALPESLMESQLFGHKKGAFTGADADHVGFFQQADGGTLFLDEVGELTLDGQAKLLRILEGHPFLPLGATKEVSVDVRLIAATNRDLAEFVREKRFREDLYYRLCVFELYIPPLRERGDDIETLANHFLNHFKRQHGRPELVLSDAAKKKLSSYQWPGNVRQLRNVMDSAVVLADAAMIEPRDLGLRDAGLGEPESLRFDFWEKKLIEEAMERTGGNVSETIKLLGVSRATLYRKLDEYGLKR, translated from the coding sequence ATGGCGAATTACAGTTATCTTAAGTTACTTTCGGGCACCGGTCCCGGCACCAATTTCGCCCTCGACGCCGAAGTCGAGAACCTGATCGGCCGCGGTCTGGAATGTCATATCACCCTGACCGACCCCCTCTGTTCGCGGGTTCACGCGGCGATTTTTCAAAAAGATGGCGCCTGGTGGGTCAAAGATTGCGAAAGCCGGAACGGCTGTTATCTGGACGACCAGCGGATTTCCGAGGGGAAGCTGTTTGACGGTGGACGCTTACGCGTAGGGGCGACCGAGTTCAATTTCAACAGCAGCAGCCAACCCCCCACTTCGCATGATCCCGACTCGACCAACATGACCCAGACGGTCGTCCGGGACCTGCCGGTCGATCCCCAAGACACCAATCTGATCGCCCTGCGCGAGCTGAAGGACTACAAGCAGGCGCAGCGGCTGATTTTGCTGTACCAGTTTGCCATCAAGTTGCTGGGGTGCGACGACCCGGACGTGATCGTGCGAATTGCGCTCGACCTGCTGAAAGATCACTCGAAGGCGGCGGTCGTTGGTTTTCACTGGCTGACAGAAGATGGCAAGCTGCGGCTGAAACGGCAACTGCCAGAGGATACCGAGGACGCGTTCAAGCTGAGCGAATCGCTGACGGCGATGGTCTGCCAGCAGGGGCATGCGGTTTGGATTGCCAACGAGACCAACCAGGACGAGTCGAAAAAGCTGAAGCATTTTGCCGACGCGATCTGCGTACCGCTGATCGACAAAAAGAAGACGCTGGGGACGCTGCATCTGTATCGTGAGCAAGAGCGGTTTCTGCAGAACGACCTCGACTTTACGATTTCACTCGCCAACATCCTGGTGATCGCGTTGTCGCGAGCCTGGGAGCTGAACAAGCTGCAGGCCGGCTACGATCGTCTGGTGCAACAATCGGCCGCGTTCGACGAACTGATCGGCGATAGCCGCCCGATGGAAGAACTAAAGCAGCGAATTACCCGCATCGCCAAAGCAGGCGGGGCCGTCTTGGTCCGCGGCGAAAGCGGGGTCGGCAAAGAGCTGGTCGCCCGGGCGCTGCACAAGGCGTCGAGTCGCAGCGATCGTCCGATGCTAAGCGTCAACTGCGCCGCGTTGCCAGAGTCGCTGATGGAAAGCCAGCTGTTCGGCCATAAGAAAGGTGCCTTTACCGGGGCCGACGCCGATCATGTCGGCTTCTTTCAGCAGGCCGACGGTGGGACGCTCTTTTTGGACGAAGTGGGGGAACTGACGCTCGACGGCCAAGCGAAGTTGCTGCGGATTTTGGAAGGGCATCCTTTTTTGCCGCTGGGCGCCACCAAAGAAGTGAGCGTCGACGTGAGACTGATCGCGGCGACCAACCGCGACTTGGCCGAGTTCGTGCGGGAGAAGCGATTCCGCGAAGACTTGTACTACCGGCTCTGCGTCTTCGAGCTTTACATTCCGCCGCTGCGCGAACGGGGCGACGATATCGAAACGCTCGCCAACCACTTCCTCAACCACTTCAAACGTCAACATGGGCGTCCCGAACTGGTTTTGTCTGACGCGGCCAAGAAAAAATTGTCGAGCTACCAGTGGCCTGGTAATGTTCGACAATTGCGCAATGTGATGGACAGTGCGGTTGTCTTGGCCGACGCTGCGATGATTGAGCCGCGTGATCTGGGACTGCGCGACGCCGGACTAGGCGAGCCGGAGTCCTTGCGTTTTGACTTCTGGGAAAAGAAACTAATCGAAGAGGCGATGGAACGCACCGGGGGCAACGTTTCGGAAACGATCAAGTTGCTGGGCGTCAGTCGCGCGACCCTGTACCGAAAACTGGATGAGTACGGCCTAAAACGATGA
- a CDS encoding YheT family hydrolase, whose amino-acid sequence MSRGIDDRDLSTSGYRPHPILRGPHLQTIVGAYWKGHSFPYAAEQHQVELADGDKIVLHDDAPEGWRDGDRTALLIHGLGGCHTSPYLVRIAARLNDLGVRTFRMDLRGCGAGMKLAKKPFHAGCSDDAAAAVQFIHTLCPSSPCTAIGFSLGGNVVLKLGGEVGTGVCGGLDSIFSVAPPIDLAHCCANMSRGLNRLYDRDFVRRLIRRVELQKEYDEEAANFRFLRRPRRIVEFDAEYTAPKAGFGSVNEYYEKASAGPLLSQIAMPTHILTAGDDPIVPREIFAKYPRSPLVMLEVTSHGGHLGFLAPRNVTADRRWMDWRVVTWVGELMQRS is encoded by the coding sequence ATGAGTCGTGGGATCGACGATCGGGACCTATCTACCAGCGGATACCGCCCGCATCCTATTTTGCGCGGACCGCATCTACAAACCATTGTCGGCGCCTATTGGAAAGGGCATTCGTTTCCCTACGCCGCCGAACAGCATCAGGTTGAACTTGCCGACGGCGACAAGATCGTTTTGCATGACGACGCTCCGGAAGGTTGGCGGGACGGAGATCGGACAGCGCTCTTGATCCACGGACTGGGCGGTTGCCATACCAGTCCTTACCTGGTGCGGATCGCGGCCCGGCTCAATGATCTGGGCGTGCGCACCTTTCGGATGGATTTGCGCGGTTGCGGCGCTGGAATGAAGCTGGCCAAGAAGCCGTTTCATGCGGGCTGCAGTGACGACGCCGCCGCGGCGGTTCAGTTTATTCACACGCTTTGCCCAAGTTCACCCTGCACGGCGATCGGCTTCTCCTTGGGCGGCAATGTCGTCCTAAAGCTGGGGGGCGAAGTCGGAACCGGCGTTTGCGGCGGTTTGGACTCGATCTTCTCGGTTGCGCCCCCGATCGATTTGGCCCACTGCTGCGCCAACATGTCGCGAGGTCTCAATCGGCTGTACGATCGCGATTTTGTCCGGCGGTTGATTCGCCGGGTCGAATTGCAAAAGGAATATGACGAAGAGGCGGCCAATTTCCGCTTCTTGCGGCGACCGCGGAGAATTGTCGAATTCGACGCCGAGTACACGGCGCCCAAGGCAGGCTTCGGCAGCGTTAACGAGTATTACGAGAAAGCGAGTGCGGGGCCGCTGCTTTCGCAGATCGCCATGCCGACCCACATCCTGACCGCCGGCGACGATCCGATCGTGCCGCGCGAGATCTTCGCCAAGTATCCCCGCTCGCCGCTGGTGATGTTGGAAGTGACCAGTCACGGCGGGCACCTCGGGTTTCTCGCCCCGCGTAACGTCACCGCCGATCGTCGTTGGA